The nucleotide sequence TGATCCCCGCCATGGCGGGAACCGGCGGGGGGCCGGGGAAGGAGTCGGCGATCAGCGCCGTCACGCCGCCGACGAGCGTCGCGCGGGCCAGTGTGACGCCGTTGGCCGGACCGAACGCGGTGGTCCGTCCGGGCCACGACCGGTACAGCGCCCGGCTCAGTACGGCGCAGGTGCCCGCCCCGACGGCCGCGCCCGCCAGCCACCCGGCGAGGCCGAGCCCGACCGCCGTGCCCAACAGCAGGAGCACAAGAATCTGCGCGCCCACCCCGGCCGCCGTCACAAGACCCAACGGCCAAGGGCCTGTCGTTCGGATCGTGCCGGGCTCGCGGGCGCTGGTGCCGCCTCCTGATCCGGCCTGATCCAAACGAAAGGCCCTAGGCCCGTACGCCACGTGCGGTTGAGCCGATATGTGTGAGTCCACCGTTCACCCCCCGGCCGTCTGGCTGAGTTGATGGGCGCCGCGTACCGTGATCGCGGCCTGTCCCAGCTCAACTACGTGCGCTGTTGCCCGAGCGTTCAGGAGGACTTTGATGAACCGTGCAGCCCGGGCGTTCTGGCTCCGCTCCCCCGGTCAGGGGGAGATCAGAGAGGTGTCGCTGCCGGAGCCCGCCCCAGGAGATGTCGTCGTCCGCACGCTGTACTCCGGTGTCAGCCGGGGCACGGAGACCCTGGTCTTCCGTGGTGGCGTGCCCGCCGGCCAGCACACCGTGATGCGGGCCCCGTTCCAGGACGGTGAGTTCCCCGGGCCCGTCAAGTACGGCTATCTCAACGTCGGGCTGGTCGAGGAGGGCCCGTCGGAGCTCGCCGGCCGTACGGTCTTCTGTCTCTACCCGCACCAGACCCGCTACGTCGTGCCCGCGAGCGCCGTGACACCCGTGCCGGACACCGTGCCCGCCGCACGCGCGTTTCTCGCCGGCACCCTGGAGACCGCGGTGAACGCGCTGTGGGACGCCGCGCCGCTGATCGGTGACCGGATCGCCGTCGTCGGCGCCGGCATGATCGGCTGTTCCGTGGCGGCCCTGCTGGCCCGGTTCCCCGCCGTCCGCGTCCAGTTGATCGACAGCGACCCGGCACGGGCCGCCGTCGCCCACGCGCTCGGAGTCGAATTCGCCCTTCCCGGCGATGCTTTGGGCGACTGCGACCTGGTGGTGCACGCCAGCGCCACCGAGGAGGGACTGGCGCGCGCACTCGAACTCCTCGCCCCCGAAGGCACCGTGCTCGAACTGAGCTGGTACGGCGACCGGCGGATCAGCGTGCCGCTGGGCGAGGCGTTCCACTCCGGCCGGCTCGTGCTGCGCAGCAGCCAGGTCGGGATGGTCTCCCCGGCCAGACGCGCCAACAGGACCTTCGCCGACCGGCTGGCGCTCGCGCTCGACCTGCTCGCCGACCCGGCGCTCGACGCTCTGATCAGCGGCGAATGCGCCTTCGACGAACTGCCGCAGGTACTGCCCAGGATGGCGGCGGGCGAGCTGCCGGGGCTTTCGCACCGCGTCCGCTACGCCCCGGAGTGACCCGGGATCCGCCCCTCGCCAATTTGAATACGTGAACCGTGAACACGTGGTGCGTACCGGCCGTACTACACGACATGCCCGCACCTGGGCCAGTCTCGCCGGACCTGGAGGATCATCCGTTGTTCAGCATCACCGTCCGCGAGCACCTCATGATCGCGCACAGCTTCCACGGCGAGGTCTTCGGCCCCGCCCAGCGGCTGCACGGAGCGACCTTCCTGGTCGACGCCACCTTCCGGCGCGCCGAGCTGGACGCCGACAACATCGTCGTCGACATCGGCCTCGCGACCAGCGAACTCGGCAAGGTCGTGGGTGAGTTCACCTACCGCAACCTCGACGACGAGGCCGAGTTCGCGGGGATCAACACCAGCACGGAATTCCTCGCCAAGGTCATCGCCGACCGGCTCGCCGACCGGGTGCACGCGGGCGCGCTCGGCGAAGGCGCCAGGGGTCTGACCGGTATCGCCGTCACCCTGCACGAATCGCATATCGCCTGGGCCAGTTACGAGCGCGACCTGTGAACCAGGCTGACGCACCCGCCCGCCGGGTGAGTGTGGTGCTGCCCGCCGGCATCGACGATCCGACGAGGCCGAGCGGCGGCAACACCTACGACCGCCGGGTGTGCGGCGAGCTGCCCGGCGCCGGATGGCAGGTCGACGAGCACGCCGTCGCGGGCGGCTGGCCCCGGCCCGCCGCCGCGGGCCGCGCCGAACTGGCCCGCACCCTGCGCCGGCTGCCGGACGGCGCGGTCGTCCTCCTGGACGGAATCGTCGCCTGCGCCGCCCCCGAGATCGTCGTCCCCGAAGCGGCCCGGCTGCGGCTCGCCGTCC is from Streptomyces sp. NBC_00370 and encodes:
- a CDS encoding zinc-dependent alcohol dehydrogenase, whose amino-acid sequence is MNRAARAFWLRSPGQGEIREVSLPEPAPGDVVVRTLYSGVSRGTETLVFRGGVPAGQHTVMRAPFQDGEFPGPVKYGYLNVGLVEEGPSELAGRTVFCLYPHQTRYVVPASAVTPVPDTVPAARAFLAGTLETAVNALWDAAPLIGDRIAVVGAGMIGCSVAALLARFPAVRVQLIDSDPARAAVAHALGVEFALPGDALGDCDLVVHASATEEGLARALELLAPEGTVLELSWYGDRRISVPLGEAFHSGRLVLRSSQVGMVSPARRANRTFADRLALALDLLADPALDALISGECAFDELPQVLPRMAAGELPGLSHRVRYAPE
- a CDS encoding 6-pyruvoyl trahydropterin synthase family protein, with translation MFSITVREHLMIAHSFHGEVFGPAQRLHGATFLVDATFRRAELDADNIVVDIGLATSELGKVVGEFTYRNLDDEAEFAGINTSTEFLAKVIADRLADRVHAGALGEGARGLTGIAVTLHESHIAWASYERDL